Proteins from a genomic interval of Zingiber officinale cultivar Zhangliang chromosome 2A, Zo_v1.1, whole genome shotgun sequence:
- the LOC122041972 gene encoding uncharacterized protein LOC122041972 codes for MPLYSIYKGFPSTTVGRGLGREPSLLAAASSSPSTETLTSRLSSRRPSLPCLVSYDLYCSICLPSWYRAGASMPFLAEATTAVVQTLAERRDPTQRTLHQRNFPLSKAWGCQQAVGSMGEHGEGRGEGEGVGVGGGCRTPEAERGAYNSGIGKMRETLLVHLRKEMGRTEPLVPLPLPYGREHEKEADLESSMPLAPSPWNLRTRRRRARASSVFPRQSSASPPEAGEKRPSRTDRRERPKISVALTSEEIDEDIYAVTGYRARRRPRRRPHVVQKQLDLLLPGSWLSQITIESYRVPD; via the exons atgcctCTCTATTCCATTTATAAAGGATTCCCTTCCACGACCGTGGGGCGTGGGCTGGGAAGAGAACCCTCCCTCCTCGCCGCCGCTTCCTCCTCTCCCTCGACCGAAACGCTGACCAGCCGTCTCTCCTCGAGGAGGCCTTCTCTTCCTTGTCTCGTCTCGTACGACCTCTACTGCTCGATCTGTTTACCATCTTGGTACCGCGCCGGCGCATCGATGCCCTTCTTAGCAGAGGCGACTACGGCGGTAGTGCAGACGCTAGCTGAGCGGAGGGATCCGACGCAAAGGACTCTCCACCAACGTAATTTTCCGTTGTCGAAGGCGTGGGGATGCCAGCAGGCCGTTGGCTCCATGGGCGAGCACGGCGAAGGCAGGGGCGAGGGCGAGGGCGTGGGCGTCGGTGGCGGTTGCAGAACGCCCGAGGCAGAACGCGGAGCCTACAACAGCGGGATCGGGAAGATGAGAGAGACGCTTCTGGTTCATCTTCGCAAGGAGATGGGACGGACCGAGCCGCTAGTTCCGCTGCCGCTACCCTATGGCCGGGAGCACGAAAAGGAAGCGGATCTCGAATCTTCCATGCCACTTGCTCCATCACCGTGGAATCTTAGGACGAGACGGAGGCGTGCAAGGGCTTCGTCGGTGTTCCCGAGGCAATCGAGTGCGTCGCCGCCGGAGGCTGGAGAGAAGCGGCCGTCGCGTACGGATCGGAGGGAGAGGCCAAAGATCTCGGTGGCCCTCACCAGTGAGGAGATCGACGAGGACATTTATGCGGTGACGGGGTACAGGGCTCGCCGGCGGCCCCGAAGACGTCCTCACGTCGTCCAAAAGCAGCTCGAT TTGTTGCTCCCAGGCTCATGGCTATCACAGATCACTATCGAATCATACAGGGTCCCCGATTAG